The segment CCCCTCCATACGGGAAAAGATGATCAAACAAAATGTAGAATTGGAGGAAGTTTACGATCTTTTTGCCATCAGGATCATTATAGACAGCCTACCTGACAACGAGAAATCGGATTGCTGGAAAGTGTATTCCCTGGTTACAAACATTTATCCACCCAACCCTAAGAGGCTGAGGGACTGGATCACCACTCCCAAAGCCAGCGGATATGAATCCCTCCACACTACCGTCAGAGCCCAAAACGATAAATGGGTTGAAGTCCAGATCCGTACACGCAGAATGGATGAGATTGCGGAGAAAGGACAAGCGGCACATTGGAGGTACAAAGGATTTGAGGAAAAAGAGAGGATGGAGGAATGGCTGAACCAGATCCGGGATATCCTGGGAAATCCGGAACAGATCAAGTTTGATGATAGCCCGAAAAGGTCTGCCCGCCTTGGAAGAATTTACGTTTATACCCCGACAGGTGACCTGGTTGATCTTCCGGAAGGAGCTACCATACTCGATTTTGCTTATTCTATACATTCCAGGATAGGGGATAGTTGCAGCGGTGCGAGGGTTAATAATGCCAATGTTCCCATTCGACACATCCTGAAAAATGGAGACCGTGTCGAAATAATCACCTCTAAAAACCAAAAACCCAAACAGGACTGGCTTCAATTTGTTAAAACCTCCAAGGCAACAGCAAAGATCAAAAGGTCGCTGAAGGAGCAGAAATACCAGTTGGCAGAGATTGGGCTGGAAATTCTGAAGAGAAAACTGAGGAACTGGAAAATATCGTACAAGGATGAAATTATTAATGGACTTGTTAAGCATTATAAATTGGCTTCTTCTATCGACCTGTATGATTTGATTGCCGAAGAAAAGCTTGATTACAATGAACTGAGGGTGTTGATACGGGAAAAACTGGAAGACACATCAAAATCCTCAGCCCCAAGAACGGATTCACCGGCTACCTTTACCCGTACATCAGAATCCGATGAACCCGAAGATGTTCTTATCATAGATAATTTACTGGATAATGTTAACTACCGGCTTGCAAAATGTTGTAATCCTGCACCCGGCGATAAAGTATTCGGGTTTGTCACTATCGGCAAAGGCATCAGTATCCATCAGGTGAATTGCCCCAATGCCAAAAGACTTCTGGAAAACTACGGTTACCGTAAAATCCCGGTCAGCTGGAAAGATAAAGAGATCAAAAACAAGTACATTAAGGTGGTTGGTAATGACAGGGTAGGCATCCTGGATGAGATCACCGCCGTGATATCACGTGATTTTAAAGTAAATATGACCAGCCTGAAA is part of the Bacteroidota bacterium genome and harbors:
- a CDS encoding RelA/SpoT family protein — encoded protein: MNRNQIKSIGVKFNELLKSCEPFVSQKDNDDIDRAFRMAVEIYQDKIADTGIPLLEHSLGVARVATDDLSLGAKSIIAALLHNVFLVSGISQKELKNNFDDTVLTLIEGYTRISALPTDKISLQSEKFHQLFLSVAGDIRIILLKIAHRLCDMRNFASLPEEKKRRFANEVEYLYIPISHRLGLYRVKTELEDLLMRFRFPEEYLSIQEQLAATQSKREVFIRDFATPIEKELFKSEITFDIKGRPKSIPSIREKMIKQNVELEEVYDLFAIRIIIDSLPDNEKSDCWKVYSLVTNIYPPNPKRLRDWITTPKASGYESLHTTVRAQNDKWVEVQIRTRRMDEIAEKGQAAHWRYKGFEEKERMEEWLNQIRDILGNPEQIKFDDSPKRSARLGRIYVYTPTGDLVDLPEGATILDFAYSIHSRIGDSCSGARVNNANVPIRHILKNGDRVEIITSKNQKPKQDWLQFVKTSKATAKIKRSLKEQKYQLAEIGLEILKRKLRNWKISYKDEIINGLVKHYKLASSIDLYDLIAEEKLDYNELRVLIREKLEDTSKSSAPRTDSPATFTRTSESDEPEDVLIIDNLLDNVNYRLAKCCNPAPGDKVFGFVTIGKGISIHQVNCPNAKRLLENYGYRKIPVSWKDKEIKNKYIKVVGNDRVGILDEITAVISRDFKVNMTSLKVEKKGGQFFGEIRISVKDMEYLRELLHKIAKVKGVTKAILTKPNA